Proteins encoded within one genomic window of Ascaphus truei isolate aAscTru1 chromosome 8, aAscTru1.hap1, whole genome shotgun sequence:
- the SH3PXD2A gene encoding SH3 and PX domain-containing protein 2A isoform X6: MSICCCFFFRDYESSKRKSGADGNSDPMILEQYVVVSNYEKQENSEISLQAGEVVDVIEKNESGWWFVSTAEEQGWVPATYLDSQSGTKDDSEINTSKSGDEEKYATIQPYTSQGKDEIGFEKGVTVEVIQKNLEGWWYIRYQGKEGWAPASYLKKAKDDLPCRKKNLAGPVEIIGNIMEISNLLNKKTSNDKESQGGNEAEESHITKKEISLPILCNDSNGNSMMTSEKKTSKVIPESPAVARIAPQRSEISSPNLRMKPPPRRESSLGFQLPKPPEPPSVEVEYYTIAEFQSCISDGISFHGGQKADVIEKNSGGWWYVQIGEKEGWAPSSYIDKRKKPNLNRRTSTLTRPKVPPPAPPIKPKDTEEGAAPGTGCSGDAKDSPLHQKYEEPEYDVPAFGFELEVELNHLSSQSYSDDVLLENMFQPSKPSPVSSLQRAKFKVGESSEDVTNEEETIYENDGFRPYVEDSVSNKESSGDSDSQKSSLIIRRNSPTISSSKPPLLKYKSERNVQQETGKNVSFSTSAEIKPRSASDVGLRAVPKVGAKKDSEQKTGVVPSTRAKPTVRPKPFLNKADSQSQDKMDISSLRRQLRPTGQLRSGLKGSKSEESENPPRTASENIESPPRRNSVDLTASSPHSIICPSNQDKAEERIGLKSFYTATSTYQKVLDSEISFPAGAKVEVLEKQDSGWWFIKYKDSEGWAPSHYLEQVDNKQHETSTTEPESAKSKQNENKSNSLEKIEKRVQALNTINQSKRATPPVPSRPPGGFSKPPGPGSNIVKLRNGVKQVVVRPQSVFVSQPPKDNNMSCHLRRNESLSATDHLRTVRRNSSFNTIRSQTNETKVKSADKSEADASELEMSISPPQINGIPVSTVRPKPIEKSQFIHNNLKDIYVAIADYEGDDETVAFEEGVSMEVVEKNANGWWYCHILDGGKPFKGWVPSNYLEKKN, encoded by the exons GTTGGTGGTTTGTTAGCACAGCAGAAGAACAAGGTTGGGTACCAGCTACCTACTTAGATTCTCAGAGTGGAACCAAAGATGATTCTGAAATCAATACATCCAAATCTGGAGATG AAGAAAAATATGCTACCATACAGCCCTATACCAGCCAAGGGAAGGATGAGATTGGGTTCGAGAAGGGAGTCACCGTGGAGGTCATTCAGAAGAACCTGGAGGGATGGTGGTATATAAG GTACCAAGGTAAAGAAGGCTGGGCTCCAGCATCCTACCTGAAAAAAGCCAAAGATGACCTTCCATGCAGAAAGAAGAATCTGGCAGGGCCTGTAGAAATTATAGGAAATATCATGGAAATCAGTAATCTCCTAAACAAGAAAACATCCAACGACAAAGAGAGCCAAGGAGGAAACGAAGCGGAGGAATCCCATATAACCAAGAAAGAGATCAGCTTGCCTATCCTATGTAATGACTCCAATGGTAACTCCATGATGACATCAGAGAAGAAAACTTCTAAGGTGATCCCAGAATCCCCAGCTGTGGCAAGAATCGCTCCTCAAAGATCTGAAATAA GTTCCCCAAATTTAAGAATGAAACCTCCACCTCGAAGGGAATCTAGTCTG GGATTCCAGTTACCAAAGCCCCCTGAACCTCCGTCAGTGGAAGTGGAGTATTACACTATTGCAGAGTTCCAGTCCTGCATTTCTGATGGAATAAGTTTCCATGGAGGACAAAAGGCTGAT GTTATTGAAAAGAATTCAGGAGGCTGGTGGTATGTTCAGATTGGAGAAAAAGAGGGATGGGCACCATCATCGTATATTGACAAAAGAAAGAAACCCAATTTAAATAGAAGGACAAGCACTCTGACAAGACCTAAAGTTCCTCCTCCTGCACCACCTATCAAACCAAAAGATACAGAGGAAGGAGCAGCTCCTGGAACTGGCTGCTCAGGTGATGCCAAGGACTCTCCATTACACCAAAAATATGAGGAGCCAGAATATGATGTTCCTGCATTTGGTTTTGAATTGGAAGTTGAACTAAATCATTTGTCATCTCAAAGTTATAGTGATGATGTTCTATTAGAAAATATGTTCCAGCCATCCAAGCCTTCTCCTGTCTCTTCTCTTCAGAGAGCAAAATTTAAAGTTGGCGAGTCTTCTGAAGATGTTACTAATGAAGAAGAGACTATTTATGAAAATGATGGATTCCGTCCTTATGTGGAAGACTCTGTATCAAATAAAGAGTCAAGTGGAGATTCGGATTCACAAAAAAGCTCTTTGATAATACGTAGAAACTCCCCTACTATATCCTCTTCCAAGCCACCCCTTTTAAAGTATAAATCAGAAAGAAATGTCCAACAAGAGACAGGAAAAAATGTGTCCTTCTCAACAAGTGCAGAAATCAAGCCCAGGTCAGCTTCTGATGTGGGTTTACGTGCTGTGCCAAAGGTTGGTGCAAAAAAAGATTCTGAACAAAAAACCGGAGTGGTCCCTTCAACCAGAGCAAAGCCAACAGTGAGACCAAAACCCTTCTTAAATAAAGCTGACTCCCAAAGCCAAGATAAAATGGACATTAGCAGCTTACGCCGTCAACTGAGACCAACAGGGCAGCTCAGAAGTGGACTTAAGGGTTCTAAAAGTGAAGAGTCTGAAAATCCACCACGGACAGCATCTGAGAATATTGAGAGCCCTCCAAGAAGAAATTCAGTAGATCTTACTGCCAGTTCTCCCCATTCTATCATTTGCCCAAGTAATCAAGACAAAGCTGAGGAACGCATTGGACTAAAGAGCTTCTATACAGCCACAAGCACCTATCAGAAGGTTCTGGATTCGGAAATTAGTTTCCCAGCAGGAGCAAAAGTAGAAGTACTGGAAAAACAAGACAGTGGGTGGTGGTTTATAAAATACAAAGATTCGGAGGGCTGGGCACCTTCACACTACTTAGAACAAGTGGATAACAAACAACATGAAACCTCAACAACTGAGCCAGAATCTGCCAAATCTAAGCAAAATGAAAATAAGTCAAATAGTCTAGAGAAGATAGAGAAACGAGTACAGGCTTTAAATACTATTAACCAAAGCAAGAGAGCAACACCTCCAGTTCCCTCCAGGCCACCAGGAGGATTCTCCAAACCTCCGGGACCAGGAAGCAATATTGTAAAGCTGAGAAATGGGGTGAAACAAGTAGTTGTAAGACCTCAGTCTGTGTTTGTTTCCCAACCACCCAAGGATAATAATATGTCTTGCCATTTGCGAAGGAATGAATCGTTATCTGCTACAGACCATTTAAGGACAGTTCGTCGAAACTCATCTTTTAATACCATCCGTTCCCAGACAAATGAAACAAAGGTAAAGTCTGCTGATAAGTCAGAAGCAGATGCCTCAGAATTGGAAATGTCCATTAGTCCACCTCAAATAAATGGAATACCAGTGTCCACTGTACGACCAAAGCCCATTGAGAAGTCCCAGTTTATCCACAACAACCTGAAAGATATTTATGTTGCCATTGCTGACTATGAAGGAGATGATGAGACTGTAGCGTTTGAAGAAGGGGTTTCAATGGAAGTTGTGGAAAAAAACGCAAATGGCTGGTGGTACTGCCATATCCTTGATGGAGGAAAACCATTTAAAGGATGGGTGCCCTCAAACTATTTAGAGAAAAAGAACTAA